The Flaviramulus sp. BrNp1-15 genome includes the window GTTTTGTCCTGTCCAATTTCTAACTGTTAAGGTAGGATTGTCTTGTAGAACTGTGTTTGTGCCTACTAATATAGCTTGTTCTTCAGCGCGCCATTTATGTACTAATTGTTGTGAAATAGTATTAGTAATCCAAACAGGCTTCTTTTCTTTTTTTGTTCTTGGAGCAATAAATCCATCGGTAGTTTCTGCCCATTTTAAGATAATATATGGTCGTTTTTTATTGTGGAATGTAAAAAAGCGCTTATGATGCTGTTTGCATTTATCTTCCAAAATACCAACTGTAACATTGCAACCAGCTTTAATAAGTTTTTCTATACCTTTTCCTGAAACTTTACTGTGGGTATCAATTGTTCCAATTACAACATTGGGAATTTTATGTTCTATTATTAAATCGCTACAAGGTGGTGTTTTGCCAAAGTGTGAACAAGGTTCTAGAGTAACATATAATGTAGCTTCTTTTAATAAATCTTTGTTTTTTACTGAGTTTATTGCGTTAACTTCTGCATGATTGCTGCCGTAAGCGCTTGTGTAGCCTTCTCCAATAATTTTATCTTCAAGAACAATTACACTCCCAACCATAGGGTTTGGTCTGGTGGCTCCCAATCCGTTTTTGGCAATTTCAATGCATCGTTTTATATATTTTTCATGTATATTCACATTGCAAAAATAAGATTAAAAAACGGGTATGAACAACATCGTTATCAGAGAAATTGAACCTCAGGATAATAAGCAAATAGAAGCAGTAATTAGAGCTTGTTTTCATGAATTTAAAATACCATTAGAGGGCACTGCGTATTCAGACGATGAAACTCCTAGGATGTATGAATCTTACCAAAATAATAATGATATTTATTATGTAATAGATTTAAATGGGGAAGTTTTAGGTGGCGGAGGAATAAAACCTTTAAAGGATTTTGAAGCTGATGTGTGTGAAATTCAAAAAATGTACTTTTCACCTAAAGTGAGAGGTGAAGGTTTAGGTAGAAAATTATTTAAGAAATGCATGCAAACGGCTAAAGAGCTAGGTTATAAACAATGTTATTTAGAATCTGCATCGCAACTTAAAGCGGCAATACATATTTACGAAAGTAATGGTTTTAAGCACTTAAAAGGAGCTTTAGGTAATACAGGACATTACTCATGTGGGGTATGGATGATTAAAGATTTATGATTTTAAAAGATATTAAAAATATATTTCATCAAGAATTAGATTCACTTTATATAAAAGAAGAAGTAGATAGCTTTTTTTACATGTTAATTGATTCGTATTATAATATTTCCAGGATTCAGCTGGCAATACATTCAGATCTTAAAATAGGTGATAGTGAAAAGATTTTAAAAGCCTTAAAGTTGCTTAATCAGCAAAAGCCAATTCAATATATTTTAGGTGAAACAGAATTTTTTGGATTACCGTTTAAAGTGAATGAGCATGTGTTAATACCAAGGCCAGAAACTGAAGAATTGGTAGAGTGGATTTTAAATGATCAAGCAGTAAAACCTAAAGATAAGTTATCTGTTCTTGATATTGGTACAGGAAGCGGTTGTATTGCAATTTCATTGGCTAAAAATTTACCTAATACCAAAGTGTATGCTTTAGATGTTTCTGCAGAAGCATTACATATTGCAAAACAAAATGCAAAATTAAACGAAGTAGACATAGAGTTTATTGAGGCTAGTATATTAGAACAGCCTATAATAGACGAAGAATTTGATATTATTGTTTCTAACCCACCATATGTTCGAAAACAGGAAAAACAGGAAATGAAGGCAAATGTAATAGATAATGAGCCGCATTCAGCACTGTTTGTGGAAAATGAAAACCCATTAAAATTCTATAAAGCCATTACTGAGTTTGCATTGAATAATTTGACGACAGAAGGTGCTTTGTATTTTGAAATCAATGAGTATCTTGGTAACAAAATGATTGAATTGTTGGCAGACAATGATTTTAAAAATATTAAACTAAAACAAGATATCTTCAAGAAAGATAGAATGATAAAAGGAATTAAAAATTAATGAGTCCAAAACAAAAAATAGAAGATTTACGCGAGGAATTACGTCAACACAATTATTACTACTATGTGTTAGATAAACCAGTAATTAGCGATTACGAATTCGATATAAAACTTAAAGAATTACAGGAATTAGAAGCTAAATATCCAGAATATTTTGATCCTAATTCACCAACACAACGTGTAGGTGGAGAAGTTACCAAAAGTTTCGAAACTGTAGCTCATGAGCATAGAATGTATTCGTTAGATAATTCATATTCTAAAGAAGATCTTCAAGATTGGGAGACAAGAATAAGGAAGCTTGTAGATGGAGATATTCAATACACATGTGAATTAAAATATGATGGTGCTTCCATTAATTTAACTTACGAAAAAGGGAATTTGGTAAGTGCCGTTACGCGTGGAGATGGATTTCAAGGAGACGATATCACAACCAATGTAAAAACCATTCGTTCTGTCCCGCTTCAATTAAAGGGAGATTATCCTGATAAATTCAACATTCGCGGCGAAATTGTACTGCCATTAGCAGGATTTCATAAATTAAATGAAGAGCGTATAGAAATAGGAGAAGAGCCATACAGAAATCCTAGAAATACGGCTTCAGGAAGTTTGAAATTACAAGACAGTAGCGAAGTGGCGAAACGTCCTTTAGACTGTTTGTTGTATAGTTTAATAGGAAGTAATCTGCCAATTCAAACTCAATTTGAAGGTTTGCAAAAAGCTCGAGATTGGGGTTTTAAAGTACCCAATGAAGCTAAATTGGTAAATTCTATTGATGAAGTTTTAGAGTATATTAATTTTTGGGATACAAAACGAAAGGAATTACCGTATGAAATTGATGGTGTAGTTGTTAAGGTTAATAGTTTTTATCAGCAAGAAGAATTAGGTTTTACTGCTAAAGCTCCACGTTGGGCAATGGCCTATAAGTTTAAAGCAGAACAAGTCTCAACAAAACTAAATAGTATTTCATATCAAGTTGGTCGTACTGGAGCCATTACGCCTGTTGCTAATTTAGAGCCTGTTTTGTTAGCTGGAACTATTGTAAAACGTGCATCATTGCATAATGCAGATCAAATTGAAAAGTTGGACGTTAGAATAGGAGATGAGGTTTTTGTGGAAAAAGGAGGTGAGATTATTCCAAAAATTATTGCTGTAGATTTAAGTAAGCGTCCAGACCATTCTCAGCCAACAAAATATATTACACATTGTCCGGAATGTGAAACCGAATTGGTAAGAACTGAAGGGGAAGCACAACATTATTGTCCAAATTATAATGGTTGCAAACCACAGGTTATTGGGCGAATTCAGCATTATATTTCCAGAAAAGCAATGGATATAGAAGGCTTAGGAGGTGAAACTGTAGCGCTTTTGGTAAACGAAGGCTTGATTAATAACTACTCAGATTTATATGAATTAACCAAAGAGCAAGTCATTCCTTTAGAGCGAATGGCAGAAAAAAGTGCTGATAACTTAATTAAAGGCATTGAGTTGTCTAAACAAATACCATTTGAACGTGTTTTGTATGGTTTAGGCATTCGCTATGTTGGAGAAACTGTTGCAAAAAAGCTAGCTAAACATTATAAAAGTATAGATGCTTTGGCAAATGCCACAGAAGAAGATTTGATAAATGTTGATGAAATTGGAGTTAAAATTGCGGAAAGTGTTGCAGAGTTTTTTAATTCTGAAGAAAATAATTTAATTATAGAAAGATTACGAAGTTTTGGGGTTCAACTTGAAATTTCAGCTGAAAAATTAGCAAATCAAACAGAAAAATTAAAAGGGCTAACTTTTGTTGTTTCTGGTGTATTTGAGTCTATTTCACGTAATGAACTTAAAAAATTGATTGAAGATAATGGAGGGAAAGTCTCATCTTCAATATCTTCAAAAACCAGTTTTATAGTTGCGGGTGATAAAATGGGACCAAGTAAGAAAGAAAAAGCAGAAAAGTTAAACGTTGAAATAATAAATGAAAATGAATTCCTACAAAAAATAAAATAAAATTGTTTTTTTATCGATAAAATGCTTTTTTTTATCGTTTATTTGTAAAATAATTTTATATTTGACGCAGAACCCCAAATTGCTGTTATGTACAAGTCGAAAGTC containing:
- the ribD gene encoding bifunctional diaminohydroxyphosphoribosylaminopyrimidine deaminase/5-amino-6-(5-phosphoribosylamino)uracil reductase RibD; translation: MNIHEKYIKRCIEIAKNGLGATRPNPMVGSVIVLEDKIIGEGYTSAYGSNHAEVNAINSVKNKDLLKEATLYVTLEPCSHFGKTPPCSDLIIEHKIPNVVIGTIDTHSKVSGKGIEKLIKAGCNVTVGILEDKCKQHHKRFFTFHNKKRPYIILKWAETTDGFIAPRTKKEKKPVWITNTISQQLVHKWRAEEQAILVGTNTVLQDNPTLTVRNWTGQNPTRIVIDKTEKLSKDFNVFNNEAETIIISEKNIVFSKGLASQICETLYKIDINSVIIEGGLRTLQTFIDENIWDEARVFTGNIQFKEGVKAPHFSGNLISETHIETDILKIFTND
- the ligA gene encoding NAD-dependent DNA ligase LigA, whose amino-acid sequence is MSPKQKIEDLREELRQHNYYYYVLDKPVISDYEFDIKLKELQELEAKYPEYFDPNSPTQRVGGEVTKSFETVAHEHRMYSLDNSYSKEDLQDWETRIRKLVDGDIQYTCELKYDGASINLTYEKGNLVSAVTRGDGFQGDDITTNVKTIRSVPLQLKGDYPDKFNIRGEIVLPLAGFHKLNEERIEIGEEPYRNPRNTASGSLKLQDSSEVAKRPLDCLLYSLIGSNLPIQTQFEGLQKARDWGFKVPNEAKLVNSIDEVLEYINFWDTKRKELPYEIDGVVVKVNSFYQQEELGFTAKAPRWAMAYKFKAEQVSTKLNSISYQVGRTGAITPVANLEPVLLAGTIVKRASLHNADQIEKLDVRIGDEVFVEKGGEIIPKIIAVDLSKRPDHSQPTKYITHCPECETELVRTEGEAQHYCPNYNGCKPQVIGRIQHYISRKAMDIEGLGGETVALLVNEGLINNYSDLYELTKEQVIPLERMAEKSADNLIKGIELSKQIPFERVLYGLGIRYVGETVAKKLAKHYKSIDALANATEEDLINVDEIGVKIAESVAEFFNSEENNLIIERLRSFGVQLEISAEKLANQTEKLKGLTFVVSGVFESISRNELKKLIEDNGGKVSSSISSKTSFIVAGDKMGPSKKEKAEKLNVEIINENEFLQKIK
- a CDS encoding GNAT family N-acetyltransferase; translated protein: MNNIVIREIEPQDNKQIEAVIRACFHEFKIPLEGTAYSDDETPRMYESYQNNNDIYYVIDLNGEVLGGGGIKPLKDFEADVCEIQKMYFSPKVRGEGLGRKLFKKCMQTAKELGYKQCYLESASQLKAAIHIYESNGFKHLKGALGNTGHYSCGVWMIKDL
- the prmC gene encoding peptide chain release factor N(5)-glutamine methyltransferase codes for the protein MILKDIKNIFHQELDSLYIKEEVDSFFYMLIDSYYNISRIQLAIHSDLKIGDSEKILKALKLLNQQKPIQYILGETEFFGLPFKVNEHVLIPRPETEELVEWILNDQAVKPKDKLSVLDIGTGSGCIAISLAKNLPNTKVYALDVSAEALHIAKQNAKLNEVDIEFIEASILEQPIIDEEFDIIVSNPPYVRKQEKQEMKANVIDNEPHSALFVENENPLKFYKAITEFALNNLTTEGALYFEINEYLGNKMIELLADNDFKNIKLKQDIFKKDRMIKGIKN